From a region of the Lactuca sativa cultivar Salinas chromosome 4, Lsat_Salinas_v11, whole genome shotgun sequence genome:
- the LOC111885868 gene encoding MYB-like transcription factor EOBI — protein sequence MEGMMGWRMAEEGWRKGPWTPAEDKLLMEYVALHGEGRWSSVAGYSGLKRNGKSCRLRWVNYLRPGLKKGHLSPQEEGIIIELHALWGNKWSTIARYLPGRTDNEIKNYWRTHFKTKGKPLQNEKKRKYEAEFSSSTQEQGVGGSMHSETLHESEDNDSGMIIEPSQATLQDTRAISCPVITSEQQQQNPCVLAQDVARWWDTVSDDGLWSSGFLWNQLDHDHPSQAVIEQSFSSCF from the exons atggaaggaatgatgggGTGGAGAATGGCGGAGGAAGGGTGGAGGAAGGGACCTTGGACTCCGGCAGAAGATAAGTTGCTTATGGAGTATGTTGCATTGCACGGGGAGGGGAGATGGAGCTCCGTAGCTGGTTACTCAG GATTGAAGAGGAATGGAAAGAGTTGTAGGTTACGTTGGGTGAATTACTTAAGACCTGGCCTTAAGAAAGGCCATTTATCGCCTCAAGAGGAAGGCATTATTATCGAGCTTCATGCTTTATGGGGAAACAA ATGGTCCACAATAGCTAGGTATTTGCCAGGAAGAACAGATAATGAAATAAAGAACTATTGGAGAACTCATTTCAAGACGAAAGGAAAACCTTTGCAAAATGAGAAAAAGAGAAAGTATGAAGCTGAATTTAGCAGTAGTACTCAAGAACAAGGAGTTGGAGGAAGTATGCATAGTGAAACATTACATGAATCAGAAGATAACGATAGTGGGATGATCATTGAACCATCACAAGCCACGCTGCAAGACACCAGAGCCATCTCATGTCCGGTGATCACCAGCGAGCAGCAGCAACAAAATCCGTGTGTCTTGGCTCAAGATGTTGCACGGTGGTGGGACACAGTGTCGGATGATGGCTTATGGAGTAGTGGCTTTTTGTGGAATCAGCTAGATCATGATCATCCAAGCCAAGCTGTGATAGAACAATCATTTAGTTCATGTTTTTGA